In Antennarius striatus isolate MH-2024 chromosome 8, ASM4005453v1, whole genome shotgun sequence, a single window of DNA contains:
- the LOC137600625 gene encoding alpha-1-acid glycoprotein 2-like: MLFLSCVIAILSLIPVSKAAPSEACEELVRPSDQLDLQHLAGRRALVAGSVSNISYLQLFAERDSATIHFANSTSESKLSYTRSKRVDKCYYSSNNISLDGSNFTYDGKDKSNFSAYFVHTSCNDCLLMLMTVDSGKRQHFYFFSRRRQLEQTEMDEFIAQVECLGLPPPVVMDATKDLCPENPSTEEIN, translated from the coding sequence ATGCTCTTTCTTAGCTGTGTCATCGCAATCCTCTCATTGATACCTGTGAGCAAAGCAGCCCCAAGTGAAGCATGTGAAGAACTGGTCCGGCCTTCGGATCAACTAGATCTTCAACATTTGGCGGGAAGAAGGGCTTTAGTTGCCGGCAGTGTGAGCAACATCTCATATCTACAGCTGTTTGCTGAGAGAGACAGCGCAACTATACATTTTGCCAACAGCACCAGTGAATCAAAATTGTCTTACACTCGCAGCAAACGCGTAGATAAGTGCTACTATAGTTCCAACAACATCTCCCTGGACGGCAGCAACTTCACCTATGATGGGAAAGACAAAAGCAACTTCAGTGCATACTTTGTCCACACATCCTGTAATGACTGTCTGCTGATGCTCATGACTGTGGATTCAGGGAAGCGGCAGCACTTTTACTTTTTCAGCAGGAGGAGGCAGTTGGAGCAGACAGAGATGGACGAGTTCATAGCACAGGTGGAGTGTCTGGGCCTTCCTCCACCTGTCGTCATGGATGCTACCAAAGATCTTTGTCCAGAGAATCCATCTACTGAAGAAATAAACTGA